One window of the Pseudomonadota bacterium genome contains the following:
- a CDS encoding methyl-accepting chemotaxis protein, translating to MNPFVSRKVFTTPTNGHENTPSTRNPRAPQNRKKPDSMKASLLTSIKAKIISLMLLGIAGMVISTATNTFFDHQKNRNIEIGRYSQQISQIILESMMLEELFIGSSDNELLPRIAALDEEMNQTLEAIKTASEVPEILKAADDIATLNRGHDEMFHTTSAKLTLFNQIQEKFKNTDDQLIEALQMVINRINAKETALLIDDEYLPSEEKLMREKMKDFIAFDSGKTVNILNLFIFADVETYQKRSLAFAKQQDKMIEELTNILGLAKSDYLNQAWSKIYGLIKNNREQEKLLFETWSAKQKLLGELKSNGSRIQVAATRIVNLTKENIEQSKRSSNMIVTAISLLGLAAMIFVGVMIIIAIVKPINTTVNMLKDIAEGEGDLTSRLESKNRDEIAELAHWFNLFIGKVQTIINEVAAQVSQLNSSAAQLSQLATGMSAGAEQVLSKANNVAAAAEEMSGNTGNIAGTTGQAAENVNLSATAIQEMTTVINEIAGNTAKARAITFESVNQTNNANRQVSELGAAAQEIGKVIESISSISSQVNLLALNATIEAARAGEAGKGFAVVANEIKELAQQTAAAADEIQERVEGIQHSTGGTVKEIEAVTLKVNEVNEIVSTIAAAIEEQSTTTREIAEKIVGVSENLSEVNDNINQSSTVAAEIAAEIAEVTGATRELTDNSTQVKQQSSDLTQLAAQLDKIVRQFKI from the coding sequence ATGAATCCCTTTGTCAGCAGAAAAGTCTTTACGACACCAACCAACGGCCACGAGAACACTCCATCAACCCGCAACCCACGTGCACCTCAAAACAGAAAGAAGCCAGATTCTATGAAAGCATCCTTACTTACCAGTATCAAGGCAAAGATCATCTCACTGATGCTGCTGGGCATTGCCGGCATGGTGATCAGCACCGCGACCAACACCTTTTTCGATCATCAGAAAAACCGCAACATTGAAATCGGACGGTACAGCCAGCAGATTTCGCAGATTATTCTCGAATCAATGATGCTGGAAGAGCTTTTCATCGGCAGCAGCGACAATGAGCTCCTGCCCAGAATAGCGGCCCTGGACGAAGAAATGAACCAGACCCTGGAAGCCATCAAAACCGCCAGTGAGGTTCCGGAAATTCTGAAAGCCGCCGATGACATCGCCACCCTGAACCGCGGTCATGACGAAATGTTCCATACAACCTCAGCAAAGCTCACCCTGTTCAACCAGATCCAGGAAAAGTTCAAGAACACCGATGACCAACTCATCGAGGCCTTGCAGATGGTTATCAACCGGATCAACGCCAAAGAAACCGCCCTGCTCATCGATGACGAATATCTCCCCAGCGAAGAAAAGCTGATGCGGGAAAAGATGAAGGACTTTATTGCCTTTGACAGCGGCAAAACCGTCAACATCCTCAATCTCTTTATCTTTGCCGATGTGGAAACCTACCAGAAGCGGAGTTTGGCCTTTGCCAAACAGCAGGACAAGATGATAGAGGAACTCACCAATATTCTGGGGCTGGCCAAATCAGACTATCTGAATCAGGCCTGGAGCAAAATTTACGGCCTGATCAAGAACAACCGAGAACAGGAAAAACTCCTCTTTGAAACCTGGAGCGCCAAACAGAAACTGCTGGGGGAATTAAAAAGCAACGGCAGCCGGATTCAGGTCGCTGCCACCCGTATTGTCAACCTGACCAAGGAAAACATTGAACAAAGCAAGCGCAGCAGCAACATGATCGTGACCGCAATCTCCCTGCTCGGCCTGGCGGCCATGATCTTCGTCGGCGTCATGATCATCATCGCCATCGTCAAACCAATCAACACCACCGTTAACATGCTGAAGGATATCGCCGAGGGGGAAGGGGATCTGACCAGCCGCCTGGAAAGTAAAAATCGGGATGAAATCGCTGAATTGGCGCACTGGTTCAACCTGTTCATCGGCAAGGTGCAGACGATTATCAATGAAGTCGCGGCCCAGGTCAGTCAGTTGAACAGCTCCGCCGCTCAGCTCTCCCAGCTGGCCACCGGCATGTCCGCCGGGGCCGAACAGGTTCTGAGCAAGGCCAACAATGTCGCGGCGGCGGCGGAGGAGATGAGCGGCAACACCGGTAACATCGCCGGAACCACCGGTCAGGCGGCGGAAAATGTCAACCTGTCGGCCACCGCGATCCAGGAGATGACCACCGTCATCAACGAGATCGCCGGCAACACCGCCAAGGCCAGGGCCATCACCTTCGAGTCGGTGAATCAGACCAACAACGCCAACCGCCAGGTCAGTGAACTTGGGGCCGCCGCCCAGGAAATCGGCAAGGTCATAGAATCGATTTCCTCGATCTCCTCGCAGGTCAACCTGCTGGCCCTGAACGCCACCATCGAGGCGGCCCGGGCCGGAGAAGCCGGCAAGGGCTTTGCCGTCGTGGCCAACGAAATCAAGGAACTGGCCCAGCAAACCGCCGCGGCGGCGGATGAAATTCAGGAACGCGTCGAAGGCATTCAACATTCGACCGGAGGAACCGTCAAGGAGATCGAAGCGGTAACCCTCAAGGTCAACGAAGTCAACGAAATTGTTTCCACTATTGCGGCGGCGATCGAAGAACAATCGACCACCACCCGGGAAATCGCGGAAAAAATCGTCGGGGTTTCGGAAAATCTCAGCGAGGTCAACGATAACATCAATCAGAGTTCAACCGTGGCCGCCGAAATCGCCGCCGAGATTGCCGAGGTGACCGGCGCCACCCGGGAGCTGACCGATAACAGCACCCAGGTCAAGCAACAATCAAGTGATCTGACGCAACTGGCTGCACAACTTGATAAAATCGTCAGACAATTCAAAATATAA